In Natronincola ferrireducens, a genomic segment contains:
- a CDS encoding ABC transporter substrate-binding protein yields MNFLMKKSYKKVGVVLLSVLLFVLITGCTSEDAEKTIVFADPGWDSVAFHNEVASYIIQHGYGYGTEVEIGSTPITFTALRNGSVDVLMEAWTDNIKESYEEAIAKGEVIEASINFDDSAQGFYVPTYVIKGDPERGIEPMAPDLRTVQDLPKYWEVFKDREDPSKGRLYGAIPGWEIDGILQEKVKNSGLNETYNYFSPGSDAALASSIVGAYERGEAWVGYYWEPTWVIGQYDMTLLGDIPYDEEKWLDGYGTELPPVDVTIAIGSSLQEDAPEIAAFLQNYSTSSGITSEALAYMQENDGTTEETAIWFLNEYQQLWTTWVPEEVADLVKESLNK; encoded by the coding sequence ATGAATTTCTTAATGAAAAAATCCTACAAAAAAGTAGGTGTAGTTTTATTATCAGTTTTACTATTTGTATTAATAACTGGTTGCACAAGTGAAGATGCCGAGAAAACAATTGTTTTTGCTGATCCAGGTTGGGATAGTGTTGCCTTCCATAATGAGGTAGCAAGCTATATTATACAACATGGATATGGTTACGGTACAGAGGTAGAAATAGGATCAACACCTATTACTTTTACAGCCCTTAGAAATGGCAGCGTTGACGTACTTATGGAGGCATGGACTGATAATATTAAGGAATCTTATGAAGAAGCTATTGCAAAGGGAGAGGTTATAGAGGCTTCCATTAACTTTGATGATAGTGCTCAAGGCTTTTATGTTCCAACCTATGTGATAAAAGGAGATCCAGAAAGGGGGATTGAACCAATGGCCCCAGACTTGAGGACAGTTCAAGATTTACCAAAGTACTGGGAGGTTTTTAAAGATCGAGAAGATCCAAGTAAAGGAAGACTCTACGGCGCTATTCCTGGATGGGAGATAGATGGTATTTTACAAGAAAAGGTAAAAAATTCTGGATTAAATGAAACCTATAACTATTTCAGTCCTGGTTCTGATGCTGCATTAGCCAGTTCTATAGTGGGTGCCTATGAAAGAGGAGAAGCTTGGGTAGGATACTACTGGGAACCGACATGGGTCATTGGGCAATATGATATGACATTATTGGGGGACATTCCTTATGATGAAGAGAAATGGTTAGATGGGTATGGTACTGAACTACCTCCAGTAGATGTTACCATTGCAATTGGTTCAAGCTTACAGGAGGATGCTCCAGAAATTGCAGCATTTTTACAAAACTATTCTACAAGTAGTGGAATAACCAGTGAAGCATTGGCTTATATGCAAGAAAATGATGGAACTACAGAAGAAACTGCTATATGGTTTTTAAATGAATACCAACAATTATGGACAACTTGGGTACCGGAAGAAGTGGCAGATTTAGTAAAAGAATCATTGAATAAATAG
- a CDS encoding ABC transporter permease → MTTFMKVVNTDMNQFPEFLKFEFGIYVDHFIKWLINNFAGFFNALEEGILWFLLRVDSGLQYLPWWLVIIGVFIMGWRIKKLSSGLIFAVMLFLVGSFGLWSLMMATLAVVLTSVVMSLILGLPIGIIMGYSSKVEMIIKPILDGMQTMPSFVYLIPAIMLFELGRVPAVFATTIYAIAPVIRLTNLGIRNVSKEMVEAAHSFGSSPWQILFKVELPQALPTIMTGVNQTTMMAMSMVVIASMVGAQGLGREVLQAINRIDIARGTEAGLAIVIMAIIIDRLTQGIADKFKVEK, encoded by the coding sequence TTGACTACTTTCATGAAGGTAGTCAATACAGATATGAATCAATTTCCAGAGTTTTTGAAGTTTGAATTTGGTATTTATGTAGATCACTTTATTAAGTGGCTTATAAATAATTTTGCAGGATTTTTTAACGCTTTAGAAGAAGGGATATTATGGTTTTTATTAAGAGTTGATAGTGGATTACAATATTTACCCTGGTGGTTAGTTATTATTGGGGTATTCATAATGGGATGGCGGATAAAAAAACTGTCTTCAGGACTTATTTTTGCAGTTATGTTATTTTTGGTGGGGTCCTTTGGACTATGGTCTTTAATGATGGCAACCTTAGCTGTGGTTTTAACTTCCGTTGTTATGTCTTTAATTCTAGGTCTACCAATAGGTATTATTATGGGTTATAGTTCTAAAGTTGAAATGATTATAAAACCTATTCTTGATGGTATGCAGACAATGCCAAGCTTTGTCTATTTAATTCCAGCTATTATGCTATTTGAATTGGGAAGGGTTCCAGCTGTGTTTGCCACTACTATTTATGCCATTGCCCCAGTGATAAGACTAACAAATCTAGGTATTCGTAATGTTTCTAAAGAAATGGTAGAGGCTGCCCATTCCTTTGGATCATCACCTTGGCAGATTTTGTTTAAAGTAGAATTACCTCAAGCTTTACCAACTATCATGACGGGGGTAAATCAAACTACCATGATGGCAATGTCAATGGTGGTTATTGCTTCTATGGTTGGTGCCCAAGGTTTAGGTAGAGAAGTATTGCAGGCTATCAATAGAATTGATATTGCTAGAGGAACAGAAGCAGGTCTAGCTATTGTTATTATGGCTATTATTATCGATAGACTGACCCAAGGTATAGCTGATAAATTTAAGGTAGAAAAATAG